A region from the Sphingomonas flavescens genome encodes:
- a CDS encoding tetratricopeptide repeat protein yields MLAGAAAAALAMVPTSVGARIAVSEPDRTYVEARAASMNGDHGRAAELLASLSASQPGQPELAQRALAEAMRAGQMDLAIALASKIPAAKLPGDARLLMAAEEIRRRRPDRANAWLNATRENGDLTFLVPLVNAWAAADRNDMAGSLAALDQIAGGNLLVPLAAEERALILLRFKRTADAEPYARAAVGRGGAREDRLRLAFADGFLAAGDRQRALMIIEGMGAGETAARARISAGRSGGQAIDTLPKAYGEVLAAFGADLTRLQRGTPPIGLVQVARYINPKSSSTVALLALLLSGQDQTDHALALLRTVQGDDPLISQIRDVQTRILTDNKRYDEAYRIAAAAAAAPGAEAIDFSRFGDVLQAMKRSGPAADAYARAIALAQKGSGQSDLWTLLLLQAGALEDANRWPEARAALQRALAIAPDQPLLLNFMGYGQLERGENLDSAEAMIRKASELAPDDASIADSLGWAQFKRGKTDEAIATLQRAAEKDPGQAEIQEHLGDALYKSGRRLEARFAWNAALVTAEDDVAGRVKAKLASGLTTANAAP; encoded by the coding sequence TTGCTGGCTGGAGCCGCCGCGGCGGCGCTTGCAATGGTGCCGACATCAGTGGGAGCGCGGATCGCGGTCAGCGAACCCGACCGCACTTATGTGGAGGCGCGTGCAGCCTCAATGAATGGCGACCACGGGCGCGCGGCGGAACTCTTGGCCTCCCTGTCGGCGAGCCAGCCCGGTCAGCCAGAACTGGCGCAGCGCGCGCTGGCGGAAGCAATGAGGGCGGGCCAGATGGACCTGGCCATCGCTCTTGCAAGCAAGATCCCCGCAGCGAAGCTGCCCGGCGACGCGCGACTGCTAATGGCGGCGGAGGAAATCCGCCGGCGGCGGCCAGACCGGGCCAACGCCTGGCTGAACGCAACGCGCGAGAATGGCGATCTTACGTTTCTCGTACCGCTAGTGAACGCCTGGGCGGCCGCCGACCGCAATGATATGGCAGGTTCGCTTGCCGCGCTCGATCAGATTGCGGGCGGTAATCTTCTCGTGCCGCTCGCCGCCGAGGAGCGGGCACTGATCCTGCTGCGCTTCAAGCGTACGGCTGACGCAGAACCTTATGCGCGCGCAGCGGTCGGGCGCGGCGGAGCGCGTGAAGATCGGCTCCGCCTTGCGTTTGCGGACGGTTTCCTGGCGGCAGGTGATCGCCAGCGCGCGCTGATGATCATCGAAGGCATGGGGGCCGGAGAAACCGCCGCTCGCGCGCGGATCAGTGCCGGGCGCAGTGGCGGGCAGGCAATCGACACGTTGCCCAAGGCCTATGGCGAAGTGCTTGCGGCGTTCGGCGCGGACCTCACCAGGCTGCAGCGCGGAACGCCGCCGATCGGGCTGGTGCAGGTTGCCAGATACATCAATCCCAAGAGCAGCAGCACGGTCGCATTGCTGGCGTTGCTCCTCTCCGGGCAGGATCAAACCGACCACGCGCTCGCATTGCTTCGAACGGTTCAGGGTGACGATCCGCTGATCTCGCAAATCCGCGATGTCCAAACCCGAATTCTGACCGACAATAAGCGGTACGACGAAGCCTATCGCATCGCAGCGGCGGCCGCGGCTGCGCCAGGGGCCGAGGCAATCGATTTTTCGAGGTTCGGCGACGTCCTGCAGGCGATGAAGCGCAGTGGCCCGGCTGCCGACGCCTACGCCCGCGCCATTGCGTTGGCGCAGAAAGGATCAGGGCAGAGCGACCTTTGGACTCTGCTGTTGCTGCAGGCTGGCGCGTTGGAGGATGCCAATCGCTGGCCCGAGGCACGCGCCGCACTGCAGCGAGCGTTGGCGATCGCGCCGGATCAGCCGCTGCTGCTGAATTTCATGGGTTACGGCCAGCTCGAACGCGGTGAAAACCTCGATTCCGCCGAGGCGATGATCCGCAAGGCGAGCGAGCTCGCGCCGGACGATGCGTCAATCGCGGACTCGCTCGGCTGGGCGCAATTCAAGCGGGGCAAAACGGATGAGGCCATCGCGACTCTGCAGAGGGCGGCGGAGAAGGATCCGGGACAGGCGGAGATCCAGGAGCATCTGGGTGACGCGCTGTACAAGTCCGGACGACGGCTCGAGGCGCGCTTTGCCTGGAACGCGGCGCTGGTCACGGCCGAGGACGACGTCGCGGGCCGCGTAAAGGCGAAGCTGGCGAGCGGGCTGACGACGGCCAACGCCGCGCCGTGA
- a CDS encoding electron transfer flavoprotein-ubiquinone oxidoreductase has protein sequence MSERESMAYDVVIVGAGPAGLAAAIRLKQLAQAAGSETSVCILEKGSEIGAHILSGAVVDPKALNELIPDWKEKGSPLTVPVTENHHWILTKKGKFGLPEMLMPPFMRNHGTYTLSLGNLCRWLASQAEELGVEIFPGFPAAEILYNDDGSVKGVATGDVGIARDGSHRPDYQPGMELHAKYTFMAEGARGHLTKRLTELFNLREESGPQVYGLGIKELWEIPAEKHKPGRVIHTQGWPLDDAWGGGFLYHQENNQVALGFVVALDYANPHLSPFEEMQRWKTHRAIRAEIEGGRRVSYGARAINEGGYQAIPKLVFAGGALIGCAAGFVNVPRIKGTHTAMKSAMIAAESAFRAIQAGRASDMLEDYPPALHKSWVSQELYGVRNAQPAVAHWGGVAGTLYAGLDLWLNALKIGVPWTLKHKPDHTRLRRKDASAPIVYPKPDGVLTFDRLSSVFISNTNHEEDQPVHLTLKDADIPTAINLPVYDGPEQRYCPAGVYEFVGAETGEPRLQINAQNCVHCKTCDIKDPTQNINWVTPEGGGGPNYPNM, from the coding sequence ATGAGCGAACGCGAATCCATGGCGTATGACGTGGTCATCGTGGGTGCAGGGCCAGCAGGGCTGGCCGCCGCCATCCGGCTGAAGCAGCTGGCGCAGGCAGCCGGGAGCGAGACCAGCGTTTGCATCCTCGAGAAAGGCAGCGAAATCGGCGCGCACATCCTGTCAGGCGCCGTGGTCGATCCGAAGGCGCTGAATGAGCTGATCCCGGACTGGAAGGAAAAGGGATCGCCGCTGACCGTGCCGGTCACCGAAAACCATCACTGGATACTCACCAAGAAGGGCAAGTTCGGCCTTCCCGAAATGCTGATGCCGCCGTTCATGCGAAATCACGGCACCTACACCTTGAGCCTGGGCAATCTGTGCCGCTGGCTGGCGAGCCAGGCGGAGGAACTGGGTGTCGAGATCTTTCCGGGCTTTCCGGCGGCCGAGATTCTCTACAATGACGACGGATCCGTGAAGGGCGTGGCGACCGGCGATGTGGGCATCGCCCGCGATGGCAGCCACCGTCCCGACTATCAGCCCGGCATGGAGCTCCACGCCAAGTACACCTTCATGGCGGAAGGTGCGCGGGGACATTTGACCAAACGTCTGACCGAACTCTTCAACCTCCGCGAGGAAAGCGGCCCTCAGGTTTATGGTCTTGGAATCAAGGAATTGTGGGAAATTCCTGCCGAGAAGCATAAGCCAGGGCGAGTGATCCACACGCAAGGCTGGCCGCTCGACGACGCATGGGGCGGCGGTTTTCTTTACCACCAGGAGAATAACCAGGTCGCGCTGGGCTTCGTCGTGGCGCTCGATTACGCCAACCCGCACTTGTCGCCATTCGAAGAGATGCAGCGGTGGAAAACGCACCGGGCAATCCGGGCCGAGATCGAGGGCGGACGCCGCGTGTCGTACGGCGCGCGAGCCATCAACGAAGGCGGTTATCAGGCCATCCCGAAGCTCGTCTTTGCCGGTGGCGCGCTGATCGGTTGCGCGGCGGGCTTCGTAAACGTCCCGCGGATCAAGGGCACGCATACGGCGATGAAGTCGGCCATGATCGCCGCGGAATCCGCGTTTCGGGCGATCCAGGCCGGCCGCGCCAGCGACATGCTGGAGGACTATCCGCCCGCGCTGCACAAAAGCTGGGTGTCGCAGGAGTTGTACGGCGTGCGGAATGCGCAGCCGGCCGTAGCGCACTGGGGGGGGGTTGCGGGCACGCTCTACGCAGGTCTCGACCTCTGGTTGAACGCCCTGAAGATCGGCGTGCCGTGGACCCTGAAGCACAAGCCAGACCATACCCGGCTGAGGCGCAAGGATGCCTCGGCGCCGATCGTCTATCCGAAGCCGGACGGAGTGCTGACGTTCGACCGGCTGTCGTCGGTGTTCATCTCGAACACTAATCATGAGGAAGATCAGCCGGTTCATCTGACGCTCAAGGACGCGGACATACCGACGGCCATCAACCTGCCGGTCTACGACGGCCCGGAGCAGCGTTATTGCCCGGCAGGCGTCTATGAATTCGTGGGAGCCGAAACCGGTGAGCCGAGACTGCAGATCAACGCGCAGAACTGCGTCCACTGCAAGACCTGCGACATCAAGGACCCGACCCAGAACATCAATTGGGTCACTCCCGAAGGTGGCGGAGGCCCCAATTACCCGAACATGTAA
- a CDS encoding uracil-DNA glycosylase family protein: protein MIGEAEARSALGWWLQAGVDVVVQEEPRNWLLPPQPRKPASPSEPLPEANVAPPSHETLAALQDWLASSTKLPLASATARRIMPHGPENAEIMLLTEAPTLEDFASGQPIGGDSWELAKRMLAAIKIAPEQAYSASLSCFNAPGARMTPAQREECAEIARQHIQLAKPSRLLLFGDGPSQALLGKPLAQARGHVYKVEGVRTVATFHPRHLINQPSNKSLAWKDLLLLMENES, encoded by the coding sequence GTGATCGGCGAAGCCGAAGCACGCAGCGCATTGGGCTGGTGGCTCCAGGCAGGCGTCGATGTCGTCGTCCAGGAAGAGCCGCGCAATTGGCTACTGCCGCCGCAACCGCGCAAGCCGGCCTCACCGAGCGAGCCCCTTCCCGAAGCGAATGTCGCGCCGCCATCGCACGAAACGCTGGCAGCCCTGCAGGATTGGCTTGCCAGTTCGACGAAACTCCCGCTCGCTTCGGCGACCGCCCGGCGCATCATGCCGCATGGTCCCGAAAACGCCGAGATCATGCTGCTGACCGAGGCACCGACGCTAGAAGACTTTGCATCCGGACAGCCGATCGGCGGAGATTCTTGGGAACTCGCAAAGCGTATGCTGGCGGCGATCAAGATTGCGCCAGAGCAGGCGTACAGCGCCTCCCTTTCCTGCTTCAATGCGCCTGGCGCGCGGATGACCCCCGCGCAGCGTGAAGAATGCGCCGAAATTGCGCGGCAACACATCCAGCTCGCGAAGCCGTCCCGCCTTCTACTGTTCGGGGACGGACCATCCCAGGCATTGCTCGGCAAGCCGCTCGCCCAGGCCCGCGGCCATGTCTACAAGGTCGAAGGCGTCCGTACGGTCGCTACCTTCCATCCGCGCCATTTGATTAATCAACCCTCAAACAAGTCCTTGGCATGGAAGGACTTGTTGCTGCTCATGGAGAATGAGTCTTGA
- a CDS encoding lytic transglycosylase domain-containing protein, with the protein MKSGLLALGTLIWAVPGFAQTTDPLAPLPTTPAPATPSPSAPPAPKVAWPTYETVVPVLGPTTSGQKPAVLSAPPAILAPAVPAASVVVPKDWRGVFDAIDAGNWASAQAGIATLPRNILTPVAKAELYTAKGSPVVDLGSLQALLAEAPELPQATQLAAMTLRRGALAAPPVVTPKQTFNLGSAPVRYKAKPVTGEPYADQLRTALDPLIKTNDAAGAEAQLLTYAPFLSVEARAEAGQRVAFAYYVNGLDLDARRVADTWRQGSTGEWASQAAWISALASWRLNDFNAASATFQQVAALAPQRELKAAGFYWASRAEQAAGRPRTVEGLLRSAANTAEASESFYGLLARETLGLSTRLVDDPFVGNDPPIDNLPNVQRAVELARIGEPALAEELLRHQAKLGLNSEHHALIQLAKRLDLPAAQLWLANNGQWGARSDSTDRYPNPKWRPMNGWRVDPALAFGHIVQESSFRRTAVSGAGAVGLMQVLPITAQQMATSRGVPYSRATLTDPQYNLEFGQSFIETMRGSSATAGQLPRIIASYNAGPLPVARWANINDKGDPLLWIESIPYWETRYYVPAVLRNMWVYQGLNNEQTTTLKAMAQHRWPSFPTSMTSLNH; encoded by the coding sequence TTGAAGTCGGGTCTGCTTGCTTTGGGCACCTTGATCTGGGCTGTGCCGGGCTTTGCCCAAACAACGGATCCGCTGGCACCGCTGCCGACCACGCCTGCTCCCGCGACGCCGAGCCCTTCGGCACCTCCGGCACCAAAGGTCGCGTGGCCGACCTATGAAACGGTGGTTCCGGTACTCGGCCCAACGACGAGTGGTCAGAAGCCTGCCGTTCTCTCGGCACCACCCGCGATCCTTGCTCCGGCGGTTCCGGCTGCGAGCGTCGTTGTGCCAAAGGATTGGCGCGGCGTGTTCGATGCGATCGACGCCGGCAATTGGGCGTCGGCGCAAGCAGGCATTGCCACCCTCCCGCGCAATATTCTCACACCCGTCGCAAAGGCTGAACTATACACCGCAAAGGGTTCGCCGGTCGTCGATCTGGGGTCTCTACAGGCTCTCCTCGCCGAAGCACCCGAGCTGCCGCAGGCAACGCAGCTGGCAGCGATGACTCTTCGCCGCGGCGCCTTGGCCGCGCCGCCCGTCGTCACGCCAAAACAAACGTTCAACCTTGGCTCCGCGCCCGTCCGCTACAAAGCCAAGCCGGTGACGGGCGAGCCCTATGCCGACCAGCTGCGCACTGCGCTCGACCCGCTGATCAAGACCAACGACGCGGCGGGCGCAGAAGCGCAGTTGCTGACCTACGCCCCCTTCCTGTCGGTCGAGGCTCGCGCTGAAGCAGGCCAGCGCGTCGCCTTTGCCTACTACGTTAACGGGCTCGATCTTGACGCGAGACGGGTTGCCGACACGTGGCGCCAGGGCTCGACTGGGGAATGGGCCAGCCAGGCGGCGTGGATTTCCGCGCTCGCATCTTGGCGTCTTAATGACTTCAACGCCGCATCCGCCACCTTTCAGCAGGTTGCAGCGCTCGCCCCTCAACGCGAGCTGAAGGCAGCCGGCTTTTACTGGGCGTCCCGTGCAGAACAGGCCGCTGGCCGGCCGCGCACGGTCGAAGGCCTGCTGCGATCCGCTGCGAATACGGCCGAGGCAAGCGAAAGCTTCTATGGCCTGCTCGCGCGCGAAACGCTTGGCCTGTCGACGCGGCTCGTCGACGATCCATTCGTGGGCAATGATCCCCCGATCGACAATCTGCCCAACGTGCAGCGCGCAGTCGAGCTCGCCCGCATCGGCGAGCCAGCGCTTGCCGAGGAGCTTTTGCGCCATCAGGCCAAGCTCGGCCTCAACTCCGAACATCACGCGCTTATCCAGCTCGCCAAGCGGCTCGATCTTCCCGCGGCGCAGCTTTGGCTCGCGAACAATGGGCAATGGGGAGCTCGCTCCGACTCCACCGATCGCTATCCGAACCCCAAATGGCGGCCGATGAACGGCTGGCGCGTCGATCCGGCGCTGGCCTTTGGCCATATCGTCCAGGAATCCTCGTTCCGCCGCACCGCCGTCAGCGGTGCCGGGGCGGTCGGCCTGATGCAAGTGCTTCCGATCACTGCCCAGCAGATGGCGACCAGCCGCGGCGTCCCTTACTCGCGTGCCACGCTGACCGACCCGCAGTACAATCTCGAATTCGGGCAGAGCTTCATTGAGACCATGCGCGGATCCAGCGCGACTGCTGGCCAGCTCCCGCGGATCATCGCGTCCTACAACGCCGGCCCCCTCCCCGTCGCTCGTTGGGCGAATATCAACGACAAGGGTGATCCGCTGCTGTGGATCGAAAGCATCCCCTATTGGGAAACGCGCTACTACGTCCCCGCGGTGCTGCGGAACATGTGGGTTTATCAGGGCCTCAACAATGAGCAGACGACAACGCTGAAAGCGATGGCGCAGCATCGCTGGCCGAGCTTCCCGACGAGCATGACGTCACTCAATCACTAG
- a CDS encoding PA0069 family radical SAM protein gives MPVESNSGRGATRNATPTRFNLKERVAEGEWLDQVEALDGVPKRRTTVTIEHPRSILTRNSSPDIGFDRSVNAYRGCEHGCIYCFARPTHAYHDLSPGVDFESRLFVKPNAAQLLHAALSRPGYECRSLAMGTNTDPYQPIEERWRITRSLIELLLETRHPFTITTKSDRVLRDLDLLKQAADLRIASVAISVTSLDPKTARTLEPRAPQPRKRLAAVKALNDAGVPCYVAIAPVVPQITDHELEHIVEAAVEAGAPGGFYLPVRLPHEVAPLFRSWLDEYYPDRASKVMATINSLRGGRDNDPGFFSRMRGQGPWADLLRTRFEIACKKYGLQQAKFSLRTDLFQPPEGAQMRLI, from the coding sequence ATGCCTGTCGAGTCGAACAGCGGTCGCGGCGCGACCCGCAACGCCACCCCTACGCGCTTCAATCTCAAGGAGCGCGTGGCCGAGGGCGAATGGCTCGATCAAGTCGAGGCACTCGACGGCGTGCCGAAGCGCCGCACCACCGTGACGATCGAGCATCCCCGTTCGATCCTGACCCGCAACAGCTCGCCGGACATCGGCTTCGACCGCTCGGTGAACGCCTACCGTGGTTGCGAGCATGGCTGCATCTATTGCTTCGCGCGGCCTACCCACGCCTATCACGACCTGTCGCCCGGCGTGGATTTCGAGTCCCGGCTGTTCGTGAAACCCAATGCCGCGCAATTGCTCCACGCCGCGCTATCGCGCCCGGGCTACGAGTGCCGCTCGCTGGCGATGGGCACCAACACCGATCCCTATCAACCTATCGAGGAGCGCTGGCGAATAACGCGGTCGCTGATCGAGCTGCTGCTTGAGACTCGCCACCCGTTTACGATCACTACCAAGTCGGACCGCGTGCTGCGCGACCTCGATCTCCTCAAGCAGGCCGCGGATCTCCGGATCGCATCTGTCGCCATTTCGGTGACGTCACTCGACCCGAAGACCGCCCGCACGCTCGAGCCCCGCGCACCCCAGCCCCGCAAGCGCCTCGCCGCGGTGAAGGCACTGAATGACGCCGGCGTCCCCTGCTATGTCGCCATCGCTCCCGTCGTGCCGCAGATCACGGATCACGAGCTAGAGCACATCGTCGAAGCTGCGGTCGAGGCCGGAGCGCCCGGCGGTTTCTATCTTCCCGTGCGTCTCCCGCACGAAGTCGCCCCACTATTCCGCTCCTGGCTCGATGAGTATTATCCCGACCGCGCGTCCAAGGTGATGGCGACGATCAACTCGCTACGTGGTGGCCGGGACAACGACCCGGGTTTCTTCAGCCGCATGCGTGGTCAGGGGCCTTGGGCCGACCTCCTTCGCACCCGCTTCGAAATCGCCTGCAAGAAATATGGCCTCCAGCAGGCCAAGTTCAGCCTTCGAACCGATCTGTTCCAGCCTCCCGAAGGCGCGCAAATGCGGCTGATCTGA
- a CDS encoding M28 family peptidase, translating into MIKAALAATLLATAAPSFAQQPPAPSKPILTEPWVAALRDNALDNDQYAWDIAEGLTTEVGQRLAATEAEARARDWAVKRLKAMGFANVRIEPFTMPVWTRGAEGAEILAPFPQKLTIAALGYSGSTGPAGVTGQIVYFDSVDALRAAPDDAVRGKIVFIDHNMMPAQDGSGYGQFGAPRRQGPTIASKKGALAIVIRSIGTDHHRNPHTGVQYFTDGATPIPAGALSVPDSEQLRRILKRGQPVTMHLTLVSQKNEGAPSGNVIAEVPGRDPRAPILLVGGHLDSWDLGTGAIDDASGVAIVTAAAKHIMDAGRPLRTIRIVWFGAEEPGGFGGEAYAKAHGTERYAIAGESDFGADRVWRFSSQYQKTDPVLHAQLTAALAPLGITKNDKGDADGTDVEPTIKLGAPWISLNQDGTRYFDYHHTPDDTLDKIDPAQLRQNVAAWTTALAILSGGIEPGAKQPRRR; encoded by the coding sequence ATGATCAAAGCCGCCCTCGCCGCCACTTTGCTGGCCACCGCCGCCCCGTCATTCGCCCAGCAGCCACCTGCCCCAAGCAAGCCGATCCTCACCGAGCCCTGGGTAGCCGCGCTGCGCGATAACGCGCTCGATAATGACCAATACGCCTGGGACATCGCCGAGGGTCTCACCACTGAAGTGGGCCAGCGCCTCGCGGCCACGGAGGCTGAAGCCCGCGCCCGTGACTGGGCGGTCAAGCGCTTGAAGGCCATGGGTTTCGCTAACGTCCGCATCGAGCCCTTCACCATGCCAGTGTGGACTCGCGGCGCGGAAGGCGCGGAGATTCTCGCGCCCTTTCCACAGAAGCTGACCATCGCGGCGCTGGGCTACAGCGGATCGACCGGCCCCGCCGGCGTCACCGGACAGATCGTCTATTTCGACAGCGTCGACGCTCTCAGGGCAGCGCCCGATGACGCCGTTCGCGGCAAGATTGTTTTCATCGATCACAACATGATGCCGGCCCAGGACGGCTCCGGCTATGGGCAGTTCGGCGCTCCGCGGCGGCAGGGCCCGACGATTGCGTCCAAAAAGGGCGCGCTGGCAATCGTCATCCGCTCGATCGGCACCGACCATCACCGCAATCCGCACACCGGCGTGCAATATTTCACCGACGGCGCGACGCCGATCCCTGCCGGTGCTCTCAGCGTGCCCGATTCCGAACAGCTTCGCCGAATTCTCAAGCGCGGTCAGCCGGTGACCATGCACCTGACCCTCGTCAGTCAGAAGAATGAGGGCGCGCCTTCCGGAAACGTCATCGCCGAGGTTCCGGGCCGTGATCCTCGCGCGCCGATCTTGCTCGTCGGCGGCCACCTCGACAGCTGGGATCTCGGGACCGGCGCGATTGATGACGCTTCTGGTGTCGCCATCGTCACCGCCGCCGCCAAGCATATTATGGACGCCGGACGCCCGCTCCGAACGATCCGGATCGTCTGGTTCGGGGCGGAAGAGCCCGGCGGGTTCGGCGGCGAAGCATATGCAAAGGCCCACGGCACCGAACGTTACGCCATCGCGGGCGAAAGCGATTTCGGCGCCGACCGCGTCTGGCGTTTCAGCTCTCAGTACCAGAAGACCGACCCGGTGCTCCACGCGCAACTCACCGCTGCGCTCGCGCCGCTGGGGATCACAAAAAACGACAAAGGCGACGCGGACGGAACCGATGTGGAACCGACGATCAAGCTCGGCGCACCCTGGATCTCGCTCAATCAGGACGGCACGCGGTATTTCGACTATCACCACACACCGGACGACACGCTCGACAAGATCGATCCGGCCCAACTGCGGCAGAACGTTGCGGCGTGGACCACAGCGCTCGCGATCCTCTCAGGCGGTATCGAACCGGGAGCGAAACAGCCGCGGCGGCGTTGA
- a CDS encoding histidine kinase dimerization/phospho-acceptor domain-containing protein — protein sequence MRYDDRLLTVLNQPADDRHDVAVRWRQLVDLVARAGGAGQHSPVVEQALAVIRADAALVEQSLRAAAARSVAAWPLPFGLLRYFASEPPVVSASVLTAAQLEPDEWSQLYDHADEQTRAFIAGMHPQVAGPLQTERSPSETAVRMTPYSPPALTDIVERIEQRRQLRAEEMAAVESPEAAPEAPSVFRWECDPAGEITWVDGAPRGALIGRSIARVSGAESDVIDQELVKAFAIKAPFREAAVKLSGAGAVSGNWKLSALPAFDHAHGRFEGYRGIARREEPRPTGREVAPLPEVLADPAALRELVHEIRTPLNAIIGFAEIIEGQYLGPADRGYRERASEIVYQARLLLTAIEDLDFAAKLHAASGQQRPATLLAAMLATEESELRSRAALRDAQVAFVGGGPRIEALVRPEMAQRLLLRLFDLLIAHSAPGERLVVNASEGTLTISRPDRLREAPSLADLPAKRVDEIFPLRLLRGLARLAGGDLIATPNAYALVFPTA from the coding sequence GTGCGATATGACGACCGACTGCTAACCGTACTCAACCAGCCGGCCGACGACCGTCATGACGTTGCGGTTCGATGGCGGCAGCTGGTTGACCTCGTTGCGCGAGCGGGGGGGGCGGGTCAGCACAGTCCAGTTGTCGAGCAAGCGCTGGCCGTGATCCGCGCCGACGCCGCCTTGGTTGAACAGTCGCTCCGCGCCGCAGCCGCGCGATCAGTCGCCGCGTGGCCACTACCGTTCGGATTGCTGCGATATTTCGCGTCAGAACCACCCGTCGTCTCGGCGTCAGTGCTCACCGCGGCGCAATTAGAGCCGGATGAATGGTCGCAGCTCTACGACCATGCGGATGAGCAAACGCGCGCGTTTATCGCCGGCATGCATCCACAGGTCGCCGGCCCGTTGCAGACCGAACGTTCACCGTCAGAGACGGCAGTGCGGATGACGCCCTATTCACCGCCGGCACTGACGGATATCGTCGAACGCATCGAGCAAAGACGGCAATTGCGCGCCGAAGAAATGGCCGCCGTTGAATCTCCCGAGGCAGCACCTGAGGCGCCGTCAGTATTCCGCTGGGAATGTGATCCCGCGGGTGAAATTACCTGGGTGGACGGTGCGCCGAGGGGAGCATTGATCGGGCGCTCAATCGCGCGCGTGAGCGGGGCGGAAAGCGACGTCATTGACCAGGAGCTGGTAAAAGCCTTTGCAATCAAGGCGCCCTTCCGCGAAGCGGCCGTGAAACTAAGTGGCGCCGGTGCCGTGTCGGGCAACTGGAAATTGAGCGCGCTACCGGCCTTTGATCACGCCCACGGAAGGTTTGAGGGGTATCGTGGCATTGCCCGACGCGAGGAACCTCGCCCGACAGGACGCGAAGTTGCGCCGTTGCCTGAAGTATTGGCAGACCCTGCCGCGTTGCGAGAACTCGTCCATGAAATCAGGACACCGCTCAATGCAATCATTGGCTTCGCGGAAATCATCGAGGGGCAATATCTTGGACCGGCGGATCGCGGCTACCGGGAGCGCGCCTCCGAAATCGTCTACCAGGCGCGGCTTCTTCTGACCGCCATCGAGGATCTCGATTTTGCGGCCAAGCTGCATGCGGCTTCCGGTCAGCAACGGCCCGCCACGCTTCTTGCTGCAATGCTTGCAACGGAAGAGTCGGAATTAAGAAGCCGCGCTGCTCTTCGCGATGCACAGGTCGCGTTCGTTGGAGGAGGGCCGCGGATTGAGGCGCTGGTGCGACCCGAAATGGCCCAGCGACTCCTTCTTCGGCTTTTTGACCTGTTGATCGCGCACTCTGCGCCGGGGGAGCGCCTAGTCGTCAATGCAAGCGAGGGAACGCTGACAATCAGCCGCCCTGATCGATTGCGCGAGGCGCCCAGCCTGGCCGATTTGCCTGCGAAGCGGGTTGACGAGATTTTCCCGCTTCGATTGTTGCGCGGGCTGGCTCGCCTGGCAGGCGGCGACCTGATCGCGACACCCAATGCCTATGCGCTTGTTTTTCCGACCGCATGA